In a single window of the Bradyrhizobium sp. ORS 285 genome:
- a CDS encoding S49 family peptidase, translating to MVDNLTQPSDAAGPFDRLKALLPARLRGAPVVPVVRLSGVIGAVTPLRPGLTLAGVAKMLERAFSMRNAKAVALVINSPGGSPVQSRQIYLRIRQLATEKKLPVLVFVEDVAASGGYMIACAGDEIFCDPSSIVGSIGVVGGSFGLQDLIKKIGVERRLYTAGEHKAMLDPFLPENPDDVARLKKIQREIHALFISLVKQSRTTKLKGADDVLFTGEYWAGETAVTLGLADAIGDLRAVLRARFGDKVAMPVVAPAGGLLSGLLGRKAAGAGSLAAEGWGLSWSGLAEELISAAETRAIWARFGF from the coding sequence ATGGTGGACAATTTGACACAACCCAGCGATGCAGCGGGGCCTTTCGATCGGTTGAAGGCGCTGCTGCCGGCGCGGCTGCGCGGCGCCCCGGTCGTGCCCGTTGTCCGCCTCTCCGGCGTGATCGGCGCGGTCACGCCGTTGCGGCCGGGGCTTACGCTGGCCGGTGTCGCCAAGATGCTGGAGCGGGCGTTCTCGATGCGCAACGCCAAGGCGGTGGCGCTGGTGATCAATTCGCCCGGCGGCTCGCCGGTGCAGTCGCGCCAGATCTATTTGCGCATCCGCCAGCTCGCGACCGAGAAGAAGCTTCCCGTGCTGGTGTTCGTGGAGGACGTCGCGGCGTCCGGCGGCTACATGATCGCCTGTGCTGGTGATGAGATCTTCTGCGATCCCTCCTCGATCGTCGGCTCGATCGGCGTGGTCGGCGGCTCGTTCGGGCTGCAGGACCTGATCAAGAAGATCGGCGTCGAGCGCCGGCTCTATACCGCGGGCGAGCATAAGGCGATGCTCGATCCGTTCCTGCCCGAGAATCCCGACGACGTGGCGCGGCTGAAGAAGATCCAGCGCGAGATCCACGCGCTGTTCATCTCGCTGGTCAAGCAGAGCCGCACCACGAAGCTCAAGGGCGCCGACGATGTGCTGTTCACCGGCGAGTACTGGGCCGGCGAGACCGCCGTGACACTCGGCCTGGCGGACGCCATCGGCGACCTCCGCGCCGTGCTGCGCGCCCGGTTCGGCGACAAGGTCGCGATGCCCGTGGTGGCGCCGGCCGGCGGCCTGCTGTCCGGCCTGCTGGGCCGCAAGGCCGCAGGCGCCGGCAGCCTGGCCGCGGAAGGTTGGGGCCTCAGTTGGTCGGGGCTGGCCGAGGAACTGATCTCCGCCGCCGAAACCCGGGCGATCTGGGCCCGATTCGGCTTCTGA
- a CDS encoding tRNA1(Val) (adenine(37)-N6)-methyltransferase, producing MSDAAISEDMVLGGRLRLRQPTSGHRAGHDAILLAAATAARPGDRVVDLGAGVGTAGLALARRVDDLALMLVEREPHLASLARDNARANDLRAEVAVLDIAADAAAFAAAGLGPDSVDVVLMNPPFHDAARHRASPDAARAGAHMATTTTLELWTHAARRMLKSGGVLTLIWRADGLSEVLAALGRGFGSLALQPVHGQAGKPAIRILVRAVKGGRAPTQILPGVVLNEAAGVPNDDVSRVLTGQGALALAAP from the coding sequence ATGAGTGACGCTGCGATCTCCGAGGACATGGTGCTGGGCGGCCGCCTGCGGCTGCGCCAGCCGACCTCGGGCCATCGGGCCGGCCACGACGCGATCCTGCTGGCGGCGGCGACCGCCGCGCGGCCGGGCGATCGGGTCGTCGATCTCGGCGCCGGCGTCGGCACTGCCGGACTGGCGCTGGCGCGGCGTGTCGACGACCTCGCGCTGATGCTGGTCGAGCGGGAGCCGCATCTGGCGTCGCTCGCGCGCGACAATGCGCGAGCGAATGACCTGCGGGCTGAGGTGGCCGTGCTGGACATCGCCGCCGATGCTGCTGCGTTTGCCGCAGCGGGCCTTGGGCCGGACAGCGTCGACGTCGTGCTGATGAATCCGCCGTTCCATGATGCCGCGCGTCACCGCGCCTCGCCGGATGCCGCGCGCGCCGGCGCGCACATGGCGACGACGACCACGCTGGAGCTGTGGACGCATGCCGCGCGCCGGATGCTGAAATCCGGGGGCGTGTTGACGTTGATCTGGCGGGCCGATGGTTTGAGCGAGGTGCTGGCGGCTCTGGGGCGCGGCTTCGGCAGCCTGGCGCTGCAGCCGGTGCATGGGCAGGCTGGAAAACCTGCAATCCGCATCCTGGTGCGGGCCGTTAAGGGAGGGCGGGCGCCGACCCAGATCCTGCCGGGGGTAGTGCTGAACGAAGCGGCAGGTGTGCCGAATGACGACGTATCGCGTGTGCTGACGGGGCAGGGGGCGTTGGCTCTGGCCGCCCCCTGA
- a CDS encoding DUF2007 domain-containing protein: MKELVRTNDIVLVSAIGALLDGADIHHLVLDQNMSIIEGSLGILPRRILVHEDDNLQARRLLTDAGLAHELRPDE, encoded by the coding sequence TTGAAGGAATTGGTTCGGACCAACGACATCGTGCTGGTTTCGGCAATCGGGGCGCTGCTCGACGGCGCCGATATCCATCACCTCGTGCTCGACCAGAACATGAGCATCATAGAGGGCTCACTCGGCATCCTGCCGCGCCGGATCCTCGTGCATGAGGACGACAATCTGCAGGCCCGGCGGCTGCTCACCGACGCCGGGCTGGCGCACGAGCTGCGTCCTGATGAGTGA
- a CDS encoding polyprenyl synthetase family protein — protein sequence MAVIVPFESPSGASIDGLVGLVTADMERVNATILSRTGSDVTMIPEVANHLISSGGKRLRPMLTLAMAHLTEYAGDGHVKLAAAVEFMHTATLLHDDVVDESEMRRGKLSARMLWGNEASVLVGDFLLGQAFRMMVEVGSLRALDILSAAAATIAEGEVMQLAAAKNTATTEDEYLAVIRGKTAELFAAACEVGPVLADRPKAEQTASRSFGMNLGIAFQLVDDVLDYGGKAAKLGKNVGDDFREGKITLPVVLAFRRGSDSERAFWIKSLERGEIDDSDLDHAIGLMNKHRALEDTISRAHHYGAMAVDALALFPASPMKTALEQVVAFCLARSH from the coding sequence GTGGCGGTTATCGTACCTTTCGAAAGTCCATCGGGCGCCTCCATCGATGGGCTGGTCGGGCTGGTCACGGCCGACATGGAACGAGTCAACGCCACCATCCTGTCGCGCACCGGCTCGGACGTGACGATGATCCCGGAGGTCGCCAACCACCTGATCTCCTCCGGCGGCAAGCGGCTGCGGCCGATGCTGACGCTCGCGATGGCGCATCTCACCGAGTACGCGGGCGACGGCCACGTCAAGCTCGCCGCGGCGGTCGAGTTCATGCATACCGCCACGCTGCTGCACGACGACGTGGTTGACGAAAGCGAAATGCGCCGCGGCAAATTGTCCGCGCGCATGTTGTGGGGCAACGAGGCCAGCGTGCTGGTCGGCGACTTCCTGCTGGGACAAGCGTTCCGCATGATGGTCGAAGTCGGCTCGCTGCGCGCGCTCGACATTCTCTCCGCGGCTGCCGCCACCATCGCCGAAGGCGAGGTGATGCAGCTCGCCGCCGCCAAGAACACCGCGACGACGGAGGACGAATATCTGGCCGTCATCCGCGGCAAGACCGCCGAGCTGTTCGCTGCCGCCTGCGAGGTCGGTCCGGTGCTCGCGGATCGTCCCAAGGCCGAGCAGACCGCGTCGCGCTCGTTCGGCATGAATCTCGGCATCGCCTTCCAGCTCGTCGACGACGTGCTCGATTACGGTGGCAAGGCCGCCAAGCTCGGCAAGAATGTCGGCGACGATTTCCGCGAGGGCAAGATCACCCTGCCGGTGGTGCTCGCCTTCCGCCGCGGCAGCGACAGCGAGCGCGCGTTCTGGATCAAGTCGCTGGAGCGCGGCGAGATCGACGATTCAGACCTCGATCACGCCATCGGCCTGATGAACAAGCACCGCGCCCTGGAAGACACGATCAGCCGCGCGCATCATTACGGCGCGATGGCGGTGGACGCGCTGGCGCTGTTCCCGGCCTCGCCGATGAAGACGGCGCTGGAGCAGGTGGTGGCGTTCTGTTTGGCAAGGTCGCATTAG